A stretch of the Paenibacillus dendritiformis genome encodes the following:
- a CDS encoding beta-glucosidase family protein — protein MSKQVKDIIKQMTLEEKASLCSGLNMWQTKAVERLGIPSIVMTDGPHGLRKQANPADMSSKTVPATCFPSGAGLASSWDRELIEEVGAALGEECLAEDVQILLGPAVNIKRSPLCGRNFEYFSEDPYLSSELGAHHVLGVQGQGVGTSVKHFAANNQETLRNSINAIVDERSLHEIYLRSFEGPIMDGKAWTVMCAYNRVNGEFCSENTQLLTDVLKEKWKHEGFVMTDWGAINERVKGLKAGLELEMPYAGPDHDQMIVDAVRAGELDEAVLDQAAERLLTVILQAHDNRKPGFTYDKEAHHALARRAAAECMVLLKNDGGLLPLDKQQSVAVIGAFAERPRYQGGGSSHIVPTRMDTALEFITAAAEGEVAFAPGYRLEEDAIDEALIAEAAELAAGKDVAVIFAGLPDAFESEGLDRTHLDLPASHCALIERVAAVQPNTVVVLSNGSPVAMPWLPKVKAVLEGYLGGQASGSATADVLYGDVNPSGKLAETFPVSVEQTPAYLNFPGGKKEVFYGEGIFVGYRYYEAKKETPLFPFGHGLSYTTFAYEQIRIDKPSMNDTDTATVTVTVRNTGSRAGKEVVQLYVKHADSSVVRPVKELKGFAKISLEPGEAAEVSFTLDARSFAYYSSDIHDWYAESGTYEILVGPSSAETPLAAAIDLHSTALPFPKVTRMTRFYELMAIPATAQIAEQAMNDSMESLKQMGAMFAESMDDNGLAQLFDALVQWKKYDALRSLAGMMGSGMTEAELEKMIERLNETLGLE, from the coding sequence ATGAGTAAACAGGTAAAAGACATCATCAAGCAAATGACACTGGAAGAAAAAGCAAGTCTCTGCTCGGGACTGAATATGTGGCAGACCAAGGCGGTCGAGCGGCTGGGCATTCCCTCCATCGTCATGACGGACGGGCCGCACGGGCTTCGCAAGCAAGCGAATCCGGCGGATATGTCGAGCAAGACCGTTCCGGCGACATGCTTTCCGAGCGGCGCCGGCCTCGCGTCGTCCTGGGATCGTGAGCTTATTGAGGAAGTGGGAGCTGCTCTTGGGGAAGAATGCTTGGCGGAGGATGTTCAGATTTTGCTCGGCCCCGCGGTAAATATTAAGCGTTCTCCGCTGTGCGGCCGCAACTTCGAATATTTCTCGGAAGATCCGTATCTGTCTTCGGAACTGGGCGCCCATCATGTGCTGGGGGTGCAAGGGCAGGGCGTCGGCACTTCGGTCAAGCACTTCGCGGCCAACAATCAGGAGACGCTGCGGAATTCCATCAATGCAATCGTCGACGAACGGTCGCTGCATGAAATCTACTTGCGCAGCTTCGAAGGCCCGATTATGGACGGGAAGGCGTGGACCGTCATGTGTGCCTACAACCGGGTGAACGGGGAGTTCTGCTCCGAGAATACACAGCTTCTGACCGACGTGCTGAAGGAGAAATGGAAGCATGAAGGCTTCGTCATGACCGATTGGGGCGCGATCAACGAGCGGGTGAAGGGATTGAAGGCGGGGCTGGAGCTGGAAATGCCTTATGCCGGACCGGACCATGACCAGATGATCGTCGATGCGGTGCGAGCGGGCGAACTGGACGAAGCGGTCCTGGATCAGGCGGCGGAGCGGCTGCTGACTGTAATTCTCCAAGCTCACGACAATAGGAAACCGGGCTTCACCTATGACAAGGAAGCGCACCACGCTTTGGCGCGGAGGGCGGCGGCGGAATGCATGGTTCTGCTCAAAAACGACGGCGGCCTGCTCCCGCTGGATAAGCAGCAATCCGTCGCGGTCATCGGCGCTTTCGCGGAGCGGCCGCGCTATCAGGGCGGGGGCAGCTCGCATATTGTGCCGACGCGGATGGATACCGCGCTCGAGTTCATCACCGCGGCGGCGGAAGGCGAGGTCGCCTTCGCTCCCGGCTACCGGCTGGAGGAGGACGCGATCGATGAAGCGCTGATCGCGGAGGCGGCGGAGCTGGCTGCGGGCAAGGATGTCGCCGTCATTTTTGCCGGTCTGCCGGATGCCTTCGAATCGGAGGGGCTGGATCGGACCCATCTCGATCTGCCGGCTTCGCATTGCGCCTTGATCGAGCGCGTAGCGGCGGTGCAGCCGAATACGGTCGTCGTCCTGTCCAACGGATCGCCTGTGGCGATGCCATGGCTGCCGAAGGTGAAGGCCGTGCTCGAAGGCTATTTGGGCGGGCAAGCGTCCGGCAGCGCGACGGCGGATGTGCTCTACGGCGATGTCAATCCGAGCGGCAAGCTGGCGGAGACGTTCCCGGTCTCGGTGGAGCAGACGCCGGCCTATCTGAACTTCCCGGGCGGGAAAAAAGAAGTGTTCTACGGGGAAGGAATATTCGTCGGGTATCGCTATTATGAGGCGAAGAAAGAAACGCCGCTGTTCCCGTTCGGGCACGGACTCAGCTATACGACATTCGCTTATGAGCAGATCCGGATCGATAAGCCAAGCATGAACGATACGGACACGGCGACCGTAACCGTCACGGTGCGCAATACGGGCAGCCGCGCAGGGAAGGAAGTCGTGCAGCTCTATGTGAAGCACGCCGACAGCAGCGTGGTCAGACCGGTGAAGGAGCTGAAGGGATTCGCGAAGATCAGCCTGGAGCCTGGCGAAGCCGCTGAGGTCAGCTTCACCCTGGATGCACGCTCCTTCGCTTATTACAGTTCGGATATTCATGACTGGTACGCCGAGAGCGGAACCTATGAGATTCTGGTCGGGCCTTCCTCGGCGGAGACTCCGCTTGCGGCAGCGATAGACCTACATTCGACGGCGCTTCCGTTCCCGAAGGTGACCCGCATGACGCGGTTCTATGAGCTGATGGCGATTCCGGCTACAGCCCAGATCGCCGAACAGGCGATGAACGACAGCATGGAGAGCCTCAAGCAGATGGGGGCAATGTTCGCGGAGAGCATGGATGACAATGGTCTGGCGCAGCTGTTCGATGCCCTCGTGCAATGGAAAAAATATGACGCTCTTCGCTCTTTAGCGGGCATGATGGGCAGCGGGATGACAGAAGCCGAGCTGGAAAAGATGATCGAGCGGCTGAATGAGACATTGGGACTGGAGTAA
- a CDS encoding glycoside hydrolase family 3 protein yields the protein MTQKKTTAASREETIAYVHNQQGPTIGYSKTSGVSILEQDGFFFKDLNRNGSLDKYEDWRLPPEERAKDLASRMSIEQIAGLMLYSRHQAIPAASSGWFASTYGGKPYEESGANPWDLTDEQIKFLTEDHVRHILVTSVESPETAARWSNAVQAFAEGTGLGIPANNSSDPRHSSDSSSEFNAGAGGAISMWPEPLGLAATFDPELVRRFGEIAAKEYRALGIATALSPQIDIATDPRWFRFNGTFGEDSRLATDMGRAYIDGFQTSAGDAEIADGWGYDSVNAMVKHWPGGGSGEGGRDAHYACGKYAVYPGNNFEEHLKPFTEGAFRLDGPTKRASAVMPYYTISTDQDTVNGENVGNSYNAYLIRDLLRGQYGYDGVVCTDWLITADESGSKDTFLSGKPWGVEELSVAERHYKLIMAGIDQFGGNNEVEPVLEAYRMGVAEHGEAAMRERFEQSAVRLLTNMFRLGLFENPYLDVEASARIVGNPSYMQAGYEAQLKSIVMLKNKNGILPLKPGSTVYIPKRYTPPGKDWFGNPTPEILEYPLNLDIAAKYFKVTDNPDEADFALVCMRSPKSGTGYSQEDADQGGNGYVPISLQYKPYTAVQARKQSLAGDVREGEAQNRSYCGKTVTTHNAADLDLLLDTAERMKGKPVIVSLLLTTPAVVAEFEPAADGILAHFGVQDQAILEVISGAAEPSGLLPMQMPENMETVEAQLEDAAHDMECHLDSEGHRYDFGFGLNWSGVIQDSRTEKYKKNPGE from the coding sequence GTGACACAGAAAAAGACAACGGCAGCAAGCCGAGAAGAAACCATCGCTTATGTACACAATCAGCAAGGGCCGACGATCGGATATTCCAAGACGTCCGGCGTCTCGATATTGGAGCAGGACGGATTCTTTTTCAAGGATTTGAACCGGAATGGAAGCCTGGATAAATATGAAGATTGGCGGCTGCCTCCGGAGGAGCGGGCGAAGGATCTCGCTTCCCGGATGTCGATTGAGCAAATCGCGGGCCTGATGCTGTACAGCCGGCATCAAGCCATTCCCGCGGCCAGCAGCGGCTGGTTCGCGAGCACCTATGGCGGCAAGCCCTATGAAGAGAGCGGCGCGAATCCATGGGATCTGACGGATGAGCAGATCAAGTTCCTGACGGAGGATCATGTGCGGCATATTCTCGTCACCTCGGTGGAGAGCCCCGAGACGGCGGCCCGGTGGAGCAATGCGGTCCAGGCGTTTGCGGAAGGCACGGGCCTGGGCATTCCGGCCAACAACAGCTCCGACCCGCGGCACAGCTCCGATTCCAGCTCGGAATTCAATGCCGGGGCAGGGGGCGCCATCTCGATGTGGCCCGAGCCGCTCGGCTTGGCCGCTACCTTCGACCCGGAGCTGGTGCGCCGGTTCGGCGAGATCGCGGCCAAGGAATACCGGGCGCTGGGCATCGCCACGGCACTGTCGCCGCAGATTGATATCGCGACCGATCCGCGCTGGTTCCGGTTCAACGGAACCTTTGGCGAAGACTCGCGTCTCGCGACGGATATGGGCCGCGCTTATATCGACGGCTTCCAGACTTCGGCGGGGGACGCCGAGATTGCGGACGGCTGGGGATATGACAGCGTCAATGCGATGGTGAAGCATTGGCCGGGAGGCGGATCGGGGGAAGGCGGACGAGATGCGCATTACGCGTGCGGGAAATACGCGGTCTACCCGGGGAACAACTTCGAGGAGCATCTGAAGCCGTTCACGGAAGGCGCGTTCCGGCTTGACGGGCCGACGAAGAGGGCCTCCGCCGTCATGCCGTACTACACGATATCGACCGATCAGGATACCGTGAACGGGGAGAATGTCGGCAATTCGTATAATGCTTATCTTATCCGCGACCTGCTGCGGGGGCAGTATGGCTATGACGGCGTCGTCTGCACGGATTGGCTGATTACCGCCGATGAATCAGGCAGCAAAGACACTTTCCTGTCGGGCAAGCCGTGGGGGGTCGAGGAGCTGTCCGTCGCTGAGCGGCATTATAAGCTGATTATGGCCGGCATCGATCAATTCGGCGGCAACAACGAAGTCGAGCCTGTGCTGGAAGCCTATCGCATGGGCGTGGCGGAGCATGGCGAGGCGGCAATGCGGGAGCGGTTCGAGCAATCGGCGGTACGGCTGCTGACCAACATGTTCCGTCTCGGTCTCTTCGAGAATCCGTACCTGGACGTCGAGGCGAGCGCGCGAATTGTCGGGAACCCAAGCTATATGCAAGCCGGTTATGAAGCGCAGCTCAAGTCGATCGTGATGCTCAAGAACAAGAATGGCATCCTGCCGCTCAAGCCTGGCAGCACGGTCTATATTCCGAAGCGGTACACGCCGCCGGGGAAGGACTGGTTCGGCAATCCGACGCCGGAGATTCTCGAATATCCCCTGAATCTGGATATTGCAGCGAAATATTTCAAGGTGACGGATAATCCGGATGAGGCCGACTTCGCGCTCGTCTGCATGCGCAGTCCGAAGTCGGGAACGGGGTATAGCCAGGAAGATGCGGATCAGGGCGGCAACGGGTATGTGCCGATCAGCTTGCAGTATAAGCCTTACACGGCAGTGCAGGCACGGAAGCAGAGCCTTGCCGGAGATGTCCGGGAAGGAGAGGCGCAGAACCGATCCTATTGTGGAAAAACGGTGACGACGCATAACGCGGCCGATCTGGATCTCCTGCTGGATACGGCCGAGCGGATGAAGGGCAAGCCGGTCATCGTCTCGCTCTTGCTGACCACTCCGGCGGTCGTCGCCGAGTTCGAGCCGGCGGCCGATGGAATCCTCGCGCACTTCGGCGTGCAGGATCAGGCCATCCTCGAGGTGATCTCCGGCGCCGCCGAGCCATCCGGTCTCTTGCCGATGCAAATGCCTGAGAATATGGAGACCGTGGAGGCGCAGCTCGAGGATGCCGCACATGATATGGAGTGCCATCTTGATTCGGAGGGCCACCGGTATGATTTCGGATTCGGGCTCAATTGGAGCGGCGTCATTCAGGATAGCCGGACGGAAAAATATAAAAAGAATCCCGGCGAATGA
- a CDS encoding carbohydrate ABC transporter permease, whose protein sequence is MKLSESKRDNIHFYLFISPWLIGFVVFALYPILASLYYSFTDYDIISSPHFIGLDNYKELFEDELFYKSIVVTLKYTLISVPLGLFLSLIFAMLINMKIPARGFFRTAMYFPSMVSGVSMSLLWFWIFNPEVGVFNYILSWFGVKGPAWFLDEQYAIWALIIMTFWGVGAGMIIFLAGLQGVPSSLLEAAKLDGAGRWKTFWNVTFPMISPVFLFQLIMSVIESFQVFTQAYVMTQGGPNYSTRFYVYNIYVSAFKDFRLGYASAMAWLLLIAILIITVIIMKSSNRFVYYEGGRE, encoded by the coding sequence ATGAAGCTATCTGAGTCCAAGCGCGACAATATCCATTTCTACTTGTTTATTTCGCCGTGGCTGATCGGATTCGTCGTCTTTGCATTATACCCGATACTGGCATCACTGTACTACAGCTTCACGGATTATGACATTATCAGCAGTCCGCATTTTATCGGTCTCGACAATTACAAGGAGCTGTTCGAGGATGAATTGTTCTATAAATCGATTGTCGTCACGCTGAAGTACACCTTGATTAGCGTTCCGTTAGGGCTGTTTTTATCCTTGATCTTCGCGATGCTGATCAATATGAAAATCCCGGCGCGCGGATTTTTCCGGACCGCGATGTACTTCCCGAGCATGGTATCCGGCGTGTCGATGTCGCTGCTCTGGTTCTGGATTTTCAACCCGGAGGTAGGGGTATTCAACTATATTCTGTCCTGGTTCGGGGTGAAGGGGCCGGCCTGGTTCCTCGACGAGCAGTATGCCATCTGGGCGTTAATCATCATGACGTTCTGGGGCGTAGGCGCGGGGATGATCATTTTCCTGGCCGGTCTGCAGGGCGTTCCGAGCAGCTTGCTGGAAGCGGCGAAGCTGGATGGCGCGGGCCGATGGAAGACGTTCTGGAACGTGACGTTCCCGATGATTTCACCGGTCTTTTTATTCCAATTGATTATGTCCGTTATTGAATCGTTCCAGGTTTTTACCCAGGCCTATGTCATGACCCAAGGCGGTCCGAATTATTCGACCCGGTTCTATGTCTATAACATCTATGTAAGCGCGTTCAAGGACTTCCGGCTCGGGTACGCGTCGGCGATGGCCTGGCTGCTGCTGATTGCGATTCTCATTATTACGGTCATCATTATGAAATCATCGAATCGATTTGTCTACTACGAAGGAGGGCGGGAATAA
- a CDS encoding carbohydrate ABC transporter permease: protein MSEIAMDTNPKLIGDRKPRMTLGQIFAFLLLIAITITMLFPLVFMVSTALKTSKEMLQFPPTLIPHTLAWDNFKTLFTDNEIKFGILYKNSLIVAAFSVIGTVMSSSLVAYGFSRFRARGKKLMFMLMISTMMLPYPAVMIPQFLLFSKLGWMNSFLPLIVPTFFGSAYQIFLLRQFFMSLPNELYDSGKIDGCGEFRMFWKIALPLSGPALATVAIFTFIWTWNDLLGPVLYLSSQDKFTLPVGLAAMMSSKFRIAPYNLLMCASIMTTLPVVAIFAVAQKRFTEGIVLTGIK, encoded by the coding sequence ATGAGCGAGATTGCGATGGATACGAACCCGAAGCTGATCGGCGATCGCAAGCCGAGAATGACCCTTGGCCAGATTTTCGCCTTCCTGTTATTGATTGCCATTACAATCACGATGCTGTTTCCGTTGGTGTTCATGGTTTCGACGGCATTGAAAACATCGAAGGAAATGCTGCAATTTCCGCCGACCCTAATTCCGCATACGCTTGCTTGGGATAATTTCAAGACGCTGTTCACCGACAACGAAATCAAGTTCGGGATTTTATACAAGAACAGTCTCATCGTTGCCGCTTTTTCGGTGATTGGCACGGTGATGTCTTCCTCCTTGGTGGCTTACGGGTTCTCCAGATTCCGGGCCAGAGGCAAAAAGCTGATGTTCATGCTCATGATATCGACGATGATGCTGCCTTATCCGGCCGTCATGATTCCGCAATTTTTGCTTTTTTCGAAGCTGGGGTGGATGAATAGCTTTTTGCCGCTCATCGTGCCGACGTTTTTCGGTTCCGCTTATCAGATCTTTTTGCTGAGACAGTTTTTCATGTCGCTGCCGAATGAATTATATGACTCCGGGAAAATCGACGGCTGCGGCGAATTTCGGATGTTCTGGAAAATCGCGCTGCCGCTGTCCGGTCCGGCCTTGGCTACCGTCGCCATTTTCACGTTCATCTGGACATGGAACGATCTGTTGGGACCGGTCTTGTACTTGAGCTCGCAGGATAAATTCACGTTGCCGGTCGGCCTGGCGGCGATGATGTCGTCCAAGTTCCGGATAGCCCCTTACAACTTGTTAATGTGCGCATCGATTATGACGACCTTGCCGGTCGTCGCCATCTTCGCCGTCGCGCAGAAGCGCTTCACGGAGGGGATTGTGCTGACAGGTATTAAGTAA
- a CDS encoding ABC transporter substrate-binding protein, producing the protein MKQRTKKWFMLLSLTLAVAMLLSACGGGEESGGSGPVTITYYTIDSPDRTYVEKLIPDFESKHPNIKVKVEKAPYEQFDSKLQANIAAKNAPDVTSHFGYGGFAEYYNKDLLLDLTGIMKEDNFNPADYGIKEELMNIYKVQDKTYGIPFSNYVTILLYNKDLFDKAGVPYPPSDYEDPSWTFDKMVEVAEKLTIRDDDIEKAQYGLDFNWGELDMRPAYFGAKVYSDDTWTNGGKPSETHFDSPEAIAAYKKWIGLIWDKQVSPSPAWSKSVAGQFGDPFLSGKIGMSVGGSWNLASQDQFNFKVGVAAVPFGGNPEERSVLYVDPLFVLKDSKHPKEAYEFIKFMISKDVQEKSIELSGGTPPINEQAKEKYYNSFEGVDPAVIKNVYDGANKYGVESFNHLVANYSQINELFINEFAAAQNNTKTVEEVMPEIQKKLDKLLERVNR; encoded by the coding sequence ATGAAGCAACGCACTAAAAAATGGTTTATGCTGCTGAGTCTGACTCTTGCTGTCGCGATGCTCTTGTCCGCTTGCGGCGGAGGAGAAGAAAGCGGCGGCTCGGGCCCCGTGACGATCACGTATTACACGATCGACTCGCCAGACCGGACGTATGTGGAGAAGCTGATTCCGGACTTCGAGAGCAAGCACCCGAATATTAAAGTCAAAGTCGAAAAAGCGCCTTATGAGCAATTCGACTCCAAATTGCAGGCGAATATCGCGGCCAAAAACGCGCCCGACGTGACGTCTCACTTCGGTTACGGCGGCTTCGCCGAATATTATAACAAGGATTTGCTCCTGGATTTAACCGGCATTATGAAGGAAGACAACTTCAACCCGGCCGATTACGGCATCAAAGAAGAGCTGATGAACATTTACAAGGTGCAGGACAAAACGTACGGCATTCCGTTCAGCAACTATGTAACGATCCTGCTCTATAACAAAGATCTGTTCGATAAAGCGGGCGTGCCGTATCCTCCTTCGGACTATGAGGATCCGAGCTGGACGTTCGATAAGATGGTCGAGGTGGCCGAGAAGCTGACGATACGGGACGATGATATCGAGAAAGCGCAGTATGGCCTCGACTTCAACTGGGGCGAGCTGGATATGAGACCGGCCTACTTCGGGGCCAAGGTCTATTCCGATGACACATGGACGAACGGCGGCAAGCCAAGCGAGACGCATTTCGATTCGCCGGAAGCGATTGCCGCGTATAAGAAATGGATCGGACTCATCTGGGATAAGCAGGTCTCTCCGTCGCCCGCCTGGTCCAAGTCCGTGGCGGGACAATTCGGGGATCCGTTCCTGTCCGGCAAGATCGGCATGTCGGTGGGCGGCTCCTGGAATCTGGCGAGCCAGGATCAATTCAACTTCAAGGTCGGCGTCGCCGCCGTTCCGTTCGGCGGCAATCCGGAGGAGCGAAGCGTACTGTATGTTGACCCGTTATTTGTGCTGAAAGACTCCAAGCATCCGAAGGAAGCGTATGAATTCATTAAATTCATGATCTCCAAGGACGTGCAGGAGAAATCGATCGAATTGAGCGGCGGCACGCCTCCGATCAATGAGCAAGCGAAGGAAAAATACTATAACAGCTTCGAAGGCGTCGATCCGGCCGTCATTAAAAACGTATACGACGGAGCGAACAAATACGGCGTGGAATCGTTCAACCATTTGGTCGCGAACTACTCGCAAATCAATGAATTGTTCATTAACGAGTTTGCCGCCGCCCAGAACAATACCAAGACCGTGGAAGAAGTGATGCCGGAGATTCAGAAAAAATTAGATAAGCTGCTGGAACGGGTAAATCGATAG
- a CDS encoding helix-turn-helix domain-containing protein: MYQSKSYTLSEIKEATGISKSTLYRYLEN; this comes from the coding sequence ATGTACCAAAGCAAATCATATACATTATCTGAAATAAAAGAGGCGACCGGAATCAGCAAATCGACATTATACCGCTATCTAGAAAACTAA
- a CDS encoding recombinase family protein: protein MFIQEEHASAKRRTRLESMMANLNAGDKIVVARLFSLADSTRHLMELLEALQQKDAYL, encoded by the coding sequence ATGTTCATACAAGAAGAACATGCCAGCGCGAAGCGGCGGACGAGGCTGGAGAGCATGATGGCTAACCTGAATGCGGGCGACAAAATTGTCGTTGCCAGGCTCTTCTCGTTGGCGGACTCCACCCGGCATCTGATGGAGCTGCTGGAAGCGCTGCAGCAGAAGGATGCCTATCTGTAG
- a CDS encoding SulP family inorganic anion transporter → MAQIPHFIGKSALTYLICRDYVAYCVRRPQVFKAIPAPLIAIVILTAAAMIGKLDLGTVGDLGSITRALPAFLIPDVPFRLETLGIIFPYSLALVIVGLLESLLTSSIVDDMTDTSSDKHREARGQGIANVINGFCGGMAGCAMIGQSVINVKSGGRGRLSTLVAGVFLMFLINVLGDVVVQIPMPVLAGIMIMVSIGTFDWSSFTYMRKAPKTDAKVMLTTVIIVAATHDLSKGVIAGVLLSAIFFAAKI, encoded by the coding sequence ATGGCGCAAATCCCGCATTTTATCGGTAAATCAGCGCTGACCTATCTTATCTGTAGGGATTACGTTGCTTATTGTGTACGTCGTCCCCAAGTTTTCAAGGCAATTCCGGCGCCGCTGATCGCGATTGTCATCTTAACCGCAGCCGCCATGATAGGGAAGCTTGATCTGGGAACGGTCGGCGATCTTGGCTCGATTACGCGCGCGCTGCCGGCTTTTCTGATACCGGATGTTCCTTTCCGGCTGGAGACGCTGGGCATTATTTTCCCTTATTCATTGGCTCTGGTGATTGTCGGGCTTTTGGAATCATTGCTTACGTCATCGATTGTCGACGATATGACAGACACGAGCAGCGACAAGCATCGGGAAGCGCGCGGCCAAGGAATCGCCAATGTCATTAACGGCTTCTGTGGAGGCATGGCAGGCTGCGCAATGATCGGCCAATCCGTGATCAATGTGAAATCAGGCGGCCGAGGGCGATTGTCGACGCTGGTTGCCGGCGTCTTTCTTATGTTCCTCATCAATGTGCTTGGCGATGTCGTCGTTCAAATTCCTATGCCCGTCCTGGCGGGAATCATGATTATGGTCTCGATTGGAACGTTCGATTGGTCGTCCTTCACATATATGAGAAAAGCGCCGAAGACGGACGCGAAAGTGATGCTGACTACGGTTATCATCGTTGCGGCAACCCATGACTTGTCCAAGGGAGTCATTGCGGGCGTGCTGTTAAGCGCGATTTTTTTCGCGGCGAAAATTTAA
- a CDS encoding STAS domain-containing protein → MGGQLFFASAKSFVGAFDTSCHGKEVVIDFSRAHVWDDSAVGAIDRVVLKHKENNNKVMIKGLDSSSQKLVERVAVYHDNNAKLAAH, encoded by the coding sequence GTGGGAGGACAGCTGTTCTTCGCGTCCGCGAAGAGCTTCGTCGGCGCCTTCGATACGAGCTGTCATGGGAAGGAGGTTGTCATCGACTTCTCCCGTGCGCATGTATGGGATGATTCGGCCGTGGGAGCCATCGATAGAGTCGTTCTGAAGCACAAGGAGAACAACAATAAAGTAATGATTAAAGGGCTCGACTCATCCAGCCAGAAGTTAGTGGAGCGGGTTGCAGTCTATCACGATAACAATGCCAAGCTGGCTGCTCATTGA
- a CDS encoding TioE family transcriptional regulator encodes MRYYKPSEIAKELHISTSALRHYESWGVVPAPARAANGYRLYTIEHLTYFRCLRAMFPGFGVAVTCKVLRLIQEANVDAAFWIVNKEQANLQQEKVAADQTLELLHHLELPPIANKRLKEFMTIGEAAEFTGVTASAIRHWEKEGLLTPARDPENGYRLFTPTHIRKILLIRTLRGTVYFLKSMKEIVQALDNHSIEQVKKVTEDALLTINKRNRQQLQGVQRLVELCNVLELL; translated from the coding sequence ATGCGCTACTACAAGCCAAGCGAGATAGCGAAGGAGCTTCACATCAGCACGAGCGCTTTGCGCCACTACGAATCATGGGGAGTCGTCCCCGCCCCTGCGCGCGCCGCCAATGGGTACCGCCTGTATACGATCGAGCATCTCACGTATTTCCGCTGCCTGCGTGCCATGTTCCCGGGCTTCGGCGTCGCGGTTACCTGCAAAGTGCTTCGCCTTATTCAAGAAGCGAATGTCGACGCTGCCTTCTGGATCGTGAACAAGGAGCAGGCGAATCTTCAGCAGGAGAAAGTCGCCGCGGACCAAACGCTGGAGCTGCTGCACCATCTCGAGCTTCCTCCAATCGCGAACAAGAGGCTGAAGGAGTTCATGACGATCGGCGAGGCCGCCGAATTCACCGGCGTGACTGCATCGGCCATACGCCATTGGGAGAAGGAAGGATTACTGACGCCGGCGCGCGATCCCGAAAATGGCTACCGCCTGTTCACGCCGACGCATATCCGGAAAATTTTGCTGATTCGCACGCTGCGAGGCACCGTCTACTTTTTGAAGAGCATGAAGGAAATTGTGCAGGCCTTGGACAACCACAGCATCGAGCAAGTCAAAAAAGTGACGGAGGATGCCCTCCTCACAATCAACAAGCGCAACCGCCAGCAGCTCCAGGGGGTGCAACGGCTGGTCGAGCTGTGCAACGTCCTGGAGCTGCTGTGA
- a CDS encoding phage tail protein, which yields MSYIVDFKNVSTVGLESSPVAEALAGLRANEARYFMNKYKHEFTVVPASDSQETLNYVNRVLKEERDIEFAAKPLETSSFQVENIKWAFVFYEDGLEVNVMYTVDDPKKRAVGFKLSEGMEVPKELEGNFKFARQKSKLAGTIRGSYFVIKGEY from the coding sequence ATGTCCTATATCGTTGATTTTAAAAACGTGTCTACGGTCGGTTTGGAGTCTTCGCCAGTAGCAGAAGCTCTTGCCGGTTTACGAGCGAATGAGGCCCGTTATTTTATGAACAAATATAAGCATGAATTTACGGTTGTACCCGCGAGCGACAGCCAGGAGACCCTTAATTACGTGAACCGGGTTTTGAAAGAAGAACGGGATATTGAGTTTGCGGCCAAGCCTTTGGAAACGTCAAGTTTTCAAGTGGAAAATATCAAATGGGCCTTCGTCTTTTATGAGGACGGTCTTGAGGTCAACGTCATGTATACGGTTGATGACCCTAAGAAGCGAGCCGTTGGTTTTAAGCTTTCCGAGGGGATGGAGGTACCGAAGGAGTTAGAAGGGAATTTTAAGTTTGCCCGGCAGAAGTCTAAACTGGCTGGAACCATTCGGGGCTCGTATTTTGTAATCAAAGGAGAATATTAA